From one Tetragenococcus osmophilus genomic stretch:
- a CDS encoding quaternary amine ABC transporter ATP-binding protein, which translates to MSTKVRIEHLTKIFGRRTQQALEQVKAGKSKQDILKETGATVGVHDVSFDVNEGEVFVIMGLSGSGKSTLVRMINRLIEPTSGAVYIDDEDVSKMSKEDLREVRRTKLNMVFQNFGLFPQRTILQNTEYGLEVRGVGKEERRQKAEAALDNSGLLSVKDQYPNQLSGGMQQRVGLARALANDPEILLMDEAFSALDPLIRRDMQDDLMDLQEKVQKTIIFITHDLNEALRIGDRIALMRDGEVMQIGTGEEILTHPANDFVREFTEDIDRSKVLTAENIMEPALTINVEADGPNVALQRMRKEEISMLLAVDRGRYLKGSLTAEQALNARKNETPLKEVLEKNVRKVEKDTLVTDIFDMIYDSAAPLAVVDEEDRVVGVVVRGSVIGAMTDTDTNANDSQSTTETEEAADKEGVSADA; encoded by the coding sequence TTGAGTACAAAAGTTCGAATAGAACATTTGACCAAAATATTTGGTCGAAGAACCCAACAAGCCCTTGAACAGGTAAAAGCCGGAAAGTCAAAACAAGATATTTTAAAAGAAACTGGCGCAACTGTAGGGGTACATGATGTCAGTTTTGATGTAAATGAAGGCGAAGTTTTTGTAATCATGGGCTTATCAGGAAGTGGGAAATCTACTTTAGTACGAATGATCAATCGTTTGATTGAACCAACGTCTGGTGCAGTTTACATTGATGACGAAGATGTCTCAAAAATGTCAAAAGAAGATTTACGAGAAGTTCGTCGAACGAAATTGAATATGGTGTTTCAAAACTTCGGTTTATTTCCGCAAAGGACGATTTTACAAAATACGGAATACGGCTTAGAAGTACGTGGCGTTGGTAAAGAAGAACGTCGTCAAAAAGCTGAAGCAGCTTTGGATAATTCTGGTCTGCTTTCAGTTAAAGACCAATATCCTAACCAATTATCTGGTGGGATGCAACAACGTGTCGGTTTGGCTCGGGCATTAGCTAACGATCCAGAAATTTTATTAATGGACGAAGCGTTTTCTGCTTTGGATCCTTTGATTCGCCGGGATATGCAAGATGATTTAATGGACTTGCAAGAAAAAGTACAAAAAACCATTATCTTTATCACCCACGATTTAAACGAAGCTTTACGTATTGGTGATCGTATCGCTTTGATGCGTGATGGTGAGGTTATGCAAATTGGTACTGGAGAAGAAATCTTAACTCATCCAGCAAATGACTTTGTTCGTGAGTTTACCGAAGATATTGACCGTTCTAAGGTCTTAACTGCTGAAAATATTATGGAACCTGCTTTGACGATTAATGTAGAAGCGGATGGCCCTAATGTTGCTCTGCAACGGATGCGTAAAGAAGAAATCAGTATGTTACTAGCGGTGGATCGAGGACGTTATCTTAAAGGTAGTTTGACAGCTGAACAAGCTTTGAATGCTCGTAAAAACGAAACACCTTTAAAAGAAGTGTTAGAGAAAAATGTGCGAAAAGTCGAAAAAGATACATTGGTAACAGATATTTTTGATATGATTTACGACTCTGCCGCACCTCTTGCTGTTGTGGATGAAGAAGATCGTGTTGTCGGTGTTGTGGTTCGTGGTAGCGTAATTGGTGCAATGACCGATACAGATACCAATGCCAATGACAGTCAGAGTACCACTGAAACCGAAGAAGCAGCGGATAAGGAAGGAGTGAGCGCTGATGCTTGA
- a CDS encoding NAD(P)/FAD-dependent oxidoreductase — translation MQKIAIIGGGIIGITLANYLDTTKYDVTLFDEGKGQATKASAGIISPWLSKRRNKRWYRLAKDGAAFLQKLATDMNLSQEIYAKNGTILLRSKGLADLANLAEQRKKDAPEIGDIELLSSYQTASKLPLLAPQESLYVSGGARLNGLLYLEYMKKLAVQKQVNFINEKAVLKRKNDHWQISTQNHQISADNVIITAGPNCKPLLEPLGYQVDLKPQKGQLIVFNTAQTESYQWPVAMLDNEADLIPANKGQIIIGATHEDEAQWDLQPTKEAFERLTENSKNFLQFPEKLLKNSFNYRVGTRAYTSDFAPFFGSIVEDSSLFIASGLGSSGLTTGPYIGYLLANFFNIGSWPEKDYQKPLSTYIQERTTL, via the coding sequence ATGCAAAAAATAGCTATTATTGGTGGAGGTATTATTGGTATTACTCTAGCGAATTATTTAGACACAACAAAATACGATGTTACTTTATTTGATGAAGGAAAAGGCCAAGCTACAAAAGCCAGCGCGGGAATTATTTCCCCCTGGTTATCTAAACGTAGAAATAAACGCTGGTATCGTTTAGCTAAAGATGGCGCGGCATTTTTGCAAAAACTAGCTACTGATATGAATCTCTCGCAAGAGATATACGCCAAAAATGGTACTATTCTTTTACGATCAAAAGGTCTAGCAGACTTAGCTAATTTAGCAGAACAACGGAAAAAAGATGCGCCAGAAATCGGAGATATTGAACTGCTTTCTTCCTATCAAACAGCTAGTAAGCTTCCGCTATTAGCCCCACAAGAATCCTTATACGTTTCTGGAGGTGCACGACTTAACGGATTGCTTTATCTAGAATATATGAAAAAATTAGCAGTTCAAAAACAAGTAAACTTTATCAACGAAAAAGCAGTATTAAAAAGAAAAAACGATCACTGGCAAATCAGCACTCAAAATCACCAAATTTCAGCTGATAATGTCATAATAACAGCAGGTCCCAATTGCAAGCCATTATTAGAACCGCTCGGCTATCAAGTAGATCTTAAACCACAAAAAGGACAGCTCATTGTCTTTAACACGGCACAGACAGAAAGTTACCAATGGCCCGTAGCTATGCTAGATAATGAAGCAGATTTGATTCCAGCCAACAAGGGGCAAATTATTATTGGAGCAACACATGAAGATGAAGCTCAATGGGATTTACAGCCAACAAAAGAAGCTTTCGAGCGATTAACGGAGAATAGCAAAAACTTTTTACAGTTCCCTGAAAAACTTTTAAAAAACTCTTTTAACTACCGTGTTGGTACTCGGGCTTACACGTCAGATTTCGCTCCTTTTTTTGGTTCAATAGTAGAAGACTCTTCTCTCTTTATTGCTAGCGGTTTGGGATCTTCTGGATTAACAACTGGACCTTATATAGGTTACTTATTGGCGAACTTTTTTAATATAGGAAGCTGGCCAGAAAAGGATTATCAAAAACCTCTAAGTACTTATATTCAAGAAAGAACTACTCTATAA